The DNA region TATATTATACTTTTGAAGCAATTATAATTTCAGTGAATGTGAAGGCATACCGAGTTGGTATGTCGAGAATTTAATGGATATCTTCTAAGCAGAATGATGCTTTGCTAATGAATCTCTTATTATTATGTAAAATGAAACTCACTACTCATTTTATTCGTAGGAGTAAGTGATTCACAAGAAATCATAGATTTCTGTTCTCTACTCATGAGTAAGCGATTTACACCAAATCAAGATTTGGGTTCACTGCTCATAATTTTCTATGAATAATCTGGGATTATACAAGAGGTGAATTTTGTGATAGGAACTATAGTAAATACTGTAGCAATAATATTAGGTGGATTTCTAGGTGTTTATTTGAAAAAAGGTATAAAGAAAAATTATAGTGAAACAATTATTCAAGGTCTTTCTATTAGTGTAATGATAATAGGCATTATGAATGCGATAAAAGCTAACGAAATGTTAGTAGTTATAATAAGTGTAGTACTAGGAAGTATTATTGGAGAATATATAGATATAGAGGGCAAACTAGAAAATTTAGGTAATAGAATTGAACATAAATTTGGTGGTAAAGAAGATACTTTTGCAAAAGGTTTTGTAACTGCTTCATTAATATATTGTGTAGGGGCTATGGGTATAATGGGAGCATTAGAGGACGGTCTTAATGCCAATCATCAAATATTATTTACAAAATCAATATTAGACGGTGTATCATCTATAATATTTGCATCTAGCTTTGGAGTAGGAGTAGTTTTTTCAGCTGTACCTGTATTTTTGTACCAGGGCTTAATAGCATCAATAGCTTCTTTCCTTAAACCATTCCTAACACCTGTTTTAATTGCAGATATGTCAGCTATAGGAGGCATTCTGATTATTGTAATTGGAATTAATATGCTTGGATTAAAGAAAATAAGAGTAGGTAATATGCTGCCAGCAATCATACTTCCGGCATTGTACTATTGTATATTTTAATAAATGGGGGATAGATTATGAAAAAGACTAATGCTGCAAGGATATTAGATAGAGAAAAAATACCATATGAATTATGCACATATGAAGTTGATGAAAATGATTTAAGTGCTATTAGCGTAGCATCCAAAATCGGTATTGATCCCAAACAAGTTTTTAAAACTTTGGTTGTACGTGGCGACAAAGGAATAATAGTTGCTTCTATACCTGGAAATTGTGAGCTTAACTTAAAATATTTAGCTAGTGTTAGTGGAAGCAAAAAAGTCAACTTAGTTCCATTAAAAGAGGTTAATAAACTAACTGGATATATAAGAGGTGGAGTTTCTCCTATAGGTATGAAAAAGCAGTATCCATTTTTTTTAGATGATAGTGCTATGAATTATAATGAAATATACATAAGTGCAGGTTTGAGAGGTATGCAGTTTTATATAAAGCCAGAGGATTTATTATCGGTAACGAAAGGAATTTCATGTAAATTAGTTGAAATTGAATAGAAGGAGAGAACATATGAAAAAAAAGTTTAAAAGTATCTATGCTGATATTGCTCTTGTGTTTGTTGCTGTTTGTTGGGGAGCTGGTTTTGTAGTTTTAAAAGATGCTTTAGACAATATATCGCCCTTTAATATAATGGCTATAAGGTTTACATTAGCATTTGTAATTATGGCTTTAATTTTTAACAAAAAACTTAGAAATTTAAGTAAACAAGATTTAAAAGCAGGTTTTATCATAGGTGTATTCTTATTTTTAGGCTTTGCGGTTCAAACTGTTGGTCTGAAATATACTGTTCCTGGGAAACAAGCTTTCTTAACAGGTACAAATGTAGTTATAGTTCCATTTTTTGTTTGGCTAATTCATAAGAAAGCGCCTGATAAATATTCAATAGCAGGTGCATTTATGACATTGATTGGTATAAGCTTATTAACACTTAAAAGTGAACTAGGCGGGTTTGATATAAATTATGGTGACAAGTTGACATTACTTTGTGCAGTGTTTTTCGCAGCCCATATAGTAGCAGTGGGATTTTTTACAAAAAAACATGATCCAATTGTATTAGCTGTTTTGCAAATTGGTGTTGCAGCATTATTATTTATAATATGTGCTTTGATGTTTGAAGAACTCCCTAGAGGTATTGAAAGTAGTGTATGGTTAAGAATAGGTTATCTTGTACTATTTCCTACAGTTGTAGCATTTTTAATACAAAATGTTGCTCAAAAGAGTACAACGTCAACTAGAACGGGCATAATACTTTCTTTAGAATCAGTTTTTGGTGCATTGTTTGCAGTTATAATATATAAAGAAGAGTTTACAATAAAAATGATATTAGGTTGTTTATTGATATTTTGTGCAATTATTATCACAGAAACTAAGCTTAGTTTTTTAAAAAATAAGAAAGCGTAGTAACTCGTAACTTGATTTTTTAATGAAAAAATTAAAAGGAGATGGGTAAAATTGATAAAAAATATTGCTTTCAATGATTACACAAAAGAAATGCTTAATCAACTGACAAAAGGAGCTTTTTTAACAGTAAAAAATGGAGATATTGTTAATACCATGACTATTGGATGGGGTAATATCGGGTATATTTGGAAAAAACCAATATTTACAGTAGCAGTAAGAATTTCAAGGTATACTTATGACTTAATAGAAAAGAGTAAAGAGTTTACGGTTAGTGTTCCAATTAAAAAAAATATGAAAAAAGAACTTCTTATTTGCGGTACAAAGTCAGGAAGAGATGTAGATAAATTTAAAGAATGTGGTTTAACGAAAGAAAAGGGTCAATATCTTGGTACGCCTATCATCGGAGAATGTGAATTGCATTATGAATGTAAAATAGTTCACCAACAGCTTATAGAACCTGCATTATTAGATAACGATATTAGAGAAAAAATATATTCAGACAATGATTTTCATGTAATGTATTATGGGGAAATAGTAGCTAGCTATATAAAAGAATGAAAAGAGTGATTTGTTTCACTCTTTTTATTCTTTTATATACACAGATAATTATAAATGTAAAATTTTTTATTTAAGAATCTTTTCTTATAAATTAACTACAGATATTTATTTTACTAATAGTTGTATTTAAAATATAAGCAAATATTAACTATGCTTTAAGAAATATTGAAGAAATTTGCAATAATTAAAAATCTAGTAGCTTTAAATACTGATTATTCATATAACTTTGTAAGCGACTCACATAAAATCATAGATTTCAGTTCCCTGTTCATAATTTTCTATAAATAATCTGTGTTAGAATATATTAATTTTATAAAATTTATGATAATCTTATAGGTAGTGTATAAGGAGAGTAAAAATATGATTAAAATTTCATTAGCTCAAATGTGCTCCAAATACAATGATGTGAATTATAATTTGAATAAAATGAATGAGTTTATTTTACAGGCAAAGAGAAATGGTTCAAGTATTATATGTTTCCCTGAATTATCGACATGTGGATATAGTAGAGATAATGTTCAAGTATTAGCAGAAAGCTTGAACTCAGACACAATAAACAGACTTAAAAAACAATCAAGAGATAATCAAATTATAATACTTGCTGGCATGGTAGAAAATTATAAGCATGACTATTATATAACTCATGCAGTAATATACCCTAATGGTAAAGTTCAGAGGTATCATAAGGTTCATTTGGGAAGGTTTGAGAGAAAACAATTCAAAGCTGGTGATGATTTGCCTGTTTTTGAGATAGATATAAACAATCAGCAATTAATATTTGGTATATCAATATGTAATGATAGTCATTTTCCAGAAGCTATGATGGCAGTTGCGCTTCAAGGAGCACATATAATATTTTGCCCTCATGCATCTTTAATAGATGCCAAAAAAAGAATTGATTTATGGCAAAAATATATGAGTGCAAGAGCATATGACAATAGGGTTTATATTGCTGCCGTAAATATGTGCGGACATAATGGGGAAAAATATTTTGGTGGAGGAACTGCAATTTGGAATCCTATGGGAGATATGATCAATTATTATGATAAAGGACATGAAAAATCTACTCATTTTGAAATAGATATATTAGAACTGGAAAAATTAAAAAATAATAAAGCAAGTATGAAGAATCATTATTATTTAAAAGATAGAAAAACAGAGGTATACAAAAAATACTTAGACAGGTGATCACTATGAATAATAAATTTTTACCTATAAACAAAAGTGATATGAAACAACTAGGATGGGAGCAACTAGATTTCATTTTAATTAATGCAGATGCTTATGTTGATCACCCTAGTTTTGGTGGAGCAATTATATCAAGAGTTTTAGAAGCAGTAGGATATAAGGTAGGAATTATAGCTCAACCAAATTGGAAATCAGTTGATGATTTCAAGAAATTAGGAAAACCGAGATTGGCGTTTCTAGTATCAGGTGGAAATATAGATCCTATGGTCAATCATTATACAGTTAACAAAAAACGTAGAAGAAGAGATTCATATTCCCCTGGGGGCAAAATGGATTGCAGACCAGATAGAGCTACAATAGTATACTGCAATATGTTAAAGCAGGCATATAAAGATGTACCTATTATTGTAGGAGGTATAGAGAGTAGCTTGAGAAGATTTGCACATTATGATTATTGGAGTAATAGTGTTAGAAGGAGTATACTATTAGATAGTAGAGCTGATTTATTAATATATGGTATGGGCGAAAAATCAATTATGGATATAGCGGAGTGTTTGAATTCTGGTATGGATATAAAATATATAAGACATGTATCAGGAACTTGTTACACAGTTAAAGATTTAAATGAAGTTTATGATTGTATAGAGATACCTTCTTTTAAAGAAATAACTGAAAGTAAAAAGAAGTATGCTCAAGCTTTTAAGATACAATATGAGGAGCAAGATGCTGTAAGAGGAAAAGCCTTAGCTCAAAAGCATAATGATGTGTACTTAGTTCAAAACCCACCAACTATGGTTCTGTCTACTGATGAGCTAGATTGGGTTTATTCATTGCCATATGCTAGAAATTATCATCCTATTTATGAAAAAGATGGCGGTATTCCAGCTATTGATGAAGTGAAATTTAGTATAGCTAGTTCTAGAGGTTGCTATGGAGGGTGTTCGTTTTGTGCATTAACTTTCCATCAAGGTAGAATTGTTCAAGGGAGAAGCCATGAATCAATTCTTAACGAAGCAAAAGAATTAACAAGTGACAAAGATTTTAAGGGTTACATACATGATGTTGGAGGACCAACAGCAAACTTTAGAGCACCGGCATGTGATAAACAACTAAAGGTTGGTACATGTAAAAATAGACAATGTTTATTTCCTAACCCATGTAAAAATTTAAAAGTATCGCACTGTGAGTATACAGATCTTTTAACAAAGCTCAGGAAGCTTCCTAATATTAAAAAGGTGTTTGTTAGATCAGGTTTAAGATATGACTATATAATGGCTGATAAAGATGATAGATTTTTATATGATTTATGTAAAAATCATGTTAGCGGTCAATTAAAAGTTGCACCTGAACATGTTGCAGAGGAAGTTTTAGAATTAATGGGCAAGCCAAAAAAAGAAATATTTGATAAATTCACTAAAAAATTTTATGATATAAATAAGAAACTAGGTAAAGAGCAATATTTAATACCATATTTGATGTCTAGTCATCCAGGCAGCACATTAAAATCTGCCATAAAATTGGCTGAGTATCTTAGGGATATTCATTATCAACCTGAGCAAGTGCAAGATTTTTATCCAACACCGGGAACATTATCTACAACTATGTTCTATACAGGTTTAGATCCAACAAATGGTAGAAAAGTATATGTACCCAAAGATAAAAAAGAAAAAGCTATGCAAAGAGCGTTGCTTCAGTTTAGTAATCCCCATAATTACAATTTAGTCTTTGAAGCTTTAAGTAAAGCAGGTAGAAGAGATTTGATTGGATATGGACCTAAATGTTTGATTAGACCAAAGAAAAAAGAAGAAATTAATAAGGTAAAAGCATACAATAACAAAAATAAAAGAAAGAGAAAATAAGAGAGTTTTTGGCGAGGGGAACCATCTAATAATCTTTGACGGTTCCGACAAGAGCCCGTTTCTTTTGATTTAAGTAGAAGCGATGAAGAAACGAACTCTTGAAGTCACGCTTTCAAAGAAACATTAGATGGTTCCCTAGTGACTATACTGGTAGTTTTTATAATTAATATATGCTAAAAGTGGGGGAAACTAAGTTATTTCAATACATTTAAAGGTAGTATTTATGAAGAGTGTAGTATTTCACAATTAACTATAATGGTATAATGAAGGAGGAAAAAATATGGACTATAATAAAGAAAGTCTTAGAGTGCATGAAGAAAAAAAAGGTAAGATTGAGGTTATTTCTAAAGTTAAAGTTGAAAACAAAGATGACTTAAGTATTGCTTATACACCAGGAGTAGCACAGCCTTGTAGAGAGATTCACAAGAACGAAGATGATGTATATAAATATACATGCAAAGGCAATATGGTAGCAGTTGTTACTGATGGCAGTGCAGTTTTGGGACTAGGTGATATTGGACCAAAAGCAGCATTACCTGTTATGGAAGGAAAAGCCGTATTATTTAAAGAGTTTGCAAATGTAGATGCTTTTCCAATTTGTTTAGATACAAAATCTGTTGACGAAATAGTAAATATAGTAAAAGCAATGTCTCCTACTTTTGGTGGTATTAACCTAGAGGATATATCAGCGCCTAGATGTATAGAGATAGAAAAAAAATTAAAAGAAGAATTAGACATACCTGTTTTTCATGATGATCAGCATGGAACTGCTGTAGTAGTTATAGCTGCATTGATAAATGGTTTAAAGTTTGTAAAAAAAGAAATTAATGAAATAAAAACAGTTGTAAATGGTGCAGGTGCTGCTGGTAGTGCAATAGTAAAAATGCTTATAAGTTTAGGAGTAGAGAATATCTTAGTTTGTGACAGAAAAGGAATTTTACATAAAGGTTCTAAATCTAATGATTGGAACAAAGAAGAATTAGCAGGTTTAACTAATAAAGAAGGGTTACAAGGTGATTTAAGAACTGCTATTAAAAATGCAGATGTATTCATAGGAGTATCAGCAGCCAATGTTGTTGATGAAGAAATGATAAAAAGCATGAACAAAGATGCTATAGTTTTAGCAATGGCTAATCCTAATCCTGAAATAATGCCAGATTTAGCTTTAAAAGCTGGAGCAAGAATAGCTGGTTCAGGTAGATCTGATTTTAACAATCAAGTTAATAATGTTTTAGCTTTTCCAGGTATTTTCAGAGGAGCTTTAGATGTAAGAGCTACTGAGATTAATGAAGAAATGAAACTTGCTGCAGCAAATGCAATAGCAAGTATAATAACAGAAGATGAATTAAGAGAAGATTATATTATACCTAATCCACTAGATAAAAGAATAGCTGAGAAAGTAGCTAAAGCTGTTTCGCAGGCTGCTATAAAAAGTGGAGTAGCTCGTAAAAACGCATAACATCTTAGTGTTGTATTATATACCAGGAGGCATATATAATGAAGAAGAAATATAAAGTTATTTTTTCGGTTATATTAATTATTATAATTGTATTATTAATAATACGATATTTTGATGCAGTGCGCTTATTATCTTTTGAGAGTTTCAAAAATAATAGAGATTACTTTAAAGCATTTGTAAACAAGCACTATTATATATCAGCTGCATGTTTTATATTTAGTTTTGTAATAATGTCATTTGGTATTCCTGTAGCTGCCTTTGCGACATTATTAGGAGGTTTTTTATTTGGATGGTTTTATGGCTTTATATATTCTCTTATAGGAGTAACGATAGGAGCCGCTTTAGCTTATTTGTTTTCCAAGCATGTTATAGGCTCATGGATAAGAAAAAAGTTTGGACAAAAGTTAGCAATTATTGAAAATGAAATAAATAATAATGCAATTAGCTATTTTACATCAGTAAGATTTATACCGTCATTTCCCTTGTTTGTAGCTAATTTCGTTGCAGGTATTACTAATATTTCATTATTAACCTTTATGATGACAACTTTTTTTGGAATGTTACCATATTGTTTAGTGTATTCGATTGCAGGCAATAACATTGGTAATATTAATTCACCAAGAGAGGTTTTGTCACCCGAAATTATTTTGATGTTTATTATGCTCACAATTATAGCTTTTATGCCAGCGGCTGTAAAAAAGCTTAAGAAGAAAAGGTAATGGAAAGTCTGTTTTGTTTTAATAACAAAACAGACTTTTTTAGTTTAAGCTCTTCAGCAAGAGGAATAAAAAATTAATTTAAGGATATCTCTATAATTTGTTGAATAATATATATAAGGTATGTTTAGCAGGGGGGAAAAAAGTGTTTATTAAAAGGATTGTAATATTGTCTACGCTATTTTTTATAATTGTAGTGCTTATATTAGCGTGTTTTTTTATTTTTGATGTAGTTACTTTTGATAATTTCAAGGCTAATAGAGATACAATAAAGAGTATAGTAAATGAAGAATATTATATTAGTATTATTCTAATTTTACTGGCATATATTTTAAGTGCTTTTGGAATGCCAATAACGACATTATTAACTTTAGTAGTAGGTTTTTTATTCGGTTGGGTGTTGGGGTTTATGTATGCTATTATAGGAATAACTATAGGAGCATTATTGACCTTTGTTTTTTCACGGTTTATAATAAGTGATTTAATATGGAAAAATTATAGCCAGAAAATAGAACAAATTAATAAGCATATGGAAAAAGATGCTTTTAAGTATTTCGTTTCGTTAAGGTTAATTCCTTTTTTTCCAATATGCATAGCTAATTATGCAGGAGGTTTATCAAAGTTATCTTTAGTAGAGTTTACCTTGAGTACTATAATAGGCAAATTGCCGTATTGCATTATTTATTCAGTAGCGGGTGATAATATAATAAATATAGAAAATATAAGTGAAGTTTATTCAATAAAAATCATATTGTTATTTGTGTTTTTAGCTGTATTATCTCTATTTCCAATATTATATAAATATATGAAAAAATTTTTATATTTTTAAAACAAACGAAAGAAGGGGGAATTAAATGAAAAAAAGGATGTTTA from Abyssisolibacter fermentans includes:
- a CDS encoding TVP38/TMEM64 family protein, which codes for MKKKYKVIFSVILIIIIVLLIIRYFDAVRLLSFESFKNNRDYFKAFVNKHYYISAACFIFSFVIMSFGIPVAAFATLLGGFLFGWFYGFIYSLIGVTIGAALAYLFSKHVIGSWIRKKFGQKLAIIENEINNNAISYFTSVRFIPSFPLFVANFVAGITNISLLTFMMTTFFGMLPYCLVYSIAGNNIGNINSPREVLSPEIILMFIMLTIIAFMPAAVKKLKKKR
- a CDS encoding DUF554 domain-containing protein, with the translated sequence MIGTIVNTVAIILGGFLGVYLKKGIKKNYSETIIQGLSISVMIIGIMNAIKANEMLVVIISVVLGSIIGEYIDIEGKLENLGNRIEHKFGGKEDTFAKGFVTASLIYCVGAMGIMGALEDGLNANHQILFTKSILDGVSSIIFASSFGVGVVFSAVPVFLYQGLIASIASFLKPFLTPVLIADMSAIGGILIIVIGINMLGLKKIRVGNMLPAIILPALYYCIF
- a CDS encoding DMT family transporter, translated to MKKKFKSIYADIALVFVAVCWGAGFVVLKDALDNISPFNIMAIRFTLAFVIMALIFNKKLRNLSKQDLKAGFIIGVFLFLGFAVQTVGLKYTVPGKQAFLTGTNVVIVPFFVWLIHKKAPDKYSIAGAFMTLIGISLLTLKSELGGFDINYGDKLTLLCAVFFAAHIVAVGFFTKKHDPIVLAVLQIGVAALLFIICALMFEELPRGIESSVWLRIGYLVLFPTVVAFLIQNVAQKSTTSTRTGIILSLESVFGALFAVIIYKEEFTIKMILGCLLIFCAIIITETKLSFLKNKKA
- a CDS encoding TVP38/TMEM64 family protein, which gives rise to MFIKRIVILSTLFFIIVVLILACFFIFDVVTFDNFKANRDTIKSIVNEEYYISIILILLAYILSAFGMPITTLLTLVVGFLFGWVLGFMYAIIGITIGALLTFVFSRFIISDLIWKNYSQKIEQINKHMEKDAFKYFVSLRLIPFFPICIANYAGGLSKLSLVEFTLSTIIGKLPYCIIYSVAGDNIINIENISEVYSIKIILLFVFLAVLSLFPILYKYMKKFLYF
- a CDS encoding NAD(P)-dependent malic enzyme; the encoded protein is MDYNKESLRVHEEKKGKIEVISKVKVENKDDLSIAYTPGVAQPCREIHKNEDDVYKYTCKGNMVAVVTDGSAVLGLGDIGPKAALPVMEGKAVLFKEFANVDAFPICLDTKSVDEIVNIVKAMSPTFGGINLEDISAPRCIEIEKKLKEELDIPVFHDDQHGTAVVVIAALINGLKFVKKEINEIKTVVNGAGAAGSAIVKMLISLGVENILVCDRKGILHKGSKSNDWNKEELAGLTNKEGLQGDLRTAIKNADVFIGVSAANVVDEEMIKSMNKDAIVLAMANPNPEIMPDLALKAGARIAGSGRSDFNNQVNNVLAFPGIFRGALDVRATEINEEMKLAAANAIASIITEDELREDYIIPNPLDKRIAEKVAKAVSQAAIKSGVARKNA
- a CDS encoding flavin reductase family protein, which codes for MLNQLTKGAFLTVKNGDIVNTMTIGWGNIGYIWKKPIFTVAVRISRYTYDLIEKSKEFTVSVPIKKNMKKELLICGTKSGRDVDKFKECGLTKEKGQYLGTPIIGECELHYECKIVHQQLIEPALLDNDIREKIYSDNDFHVMYYGEIVASYIKE
- the ybaK gene encoding Cys-tRNA(Pro) deacylase, with product MMKKTNAARILDREKIPYELCTYEVDENDLSAISVASKIGIDPKQVFKTLVVRGDKGIIVASIPGNCELNLKYLASVSGSKKVNLVPLKEVNKLTGYIRGGVSPIGMKKQYPFFLDDSAMNYNEIYISAGLRGMQFYIKPEDLLSVTKGISCKLVEIE
- a CDS encoding YgiQ family radical SAM protein, coding for MNNKFLPINKSDMKQLGWEQLDFILINADAYVDHPSFGGAIISRVLEAVGYKVGIIAQPNWKSVDDFKKLGKPRLAFLVSGGNIDPMVNHYTVNKKRRRRDSYSPGGKMDCRPDRATIVYCNMLKQAYKDVPIIVGGIESSLRRFAHYDYWSNSVRRSILLDSRADLLIYGMGEKSIMDIAECLNSGMDIKYIRHVSGTCYTVKDLNEVYDCIEIPSFKEITESKKKYAQAFKIQYEEQDAVRGKALAQKHNDVYLVQNPPTMVLSTDELDWVYSLPYARNYHPIYEKDGGIPAIDEVKFSIASSRGCYGGCSFCALTFHQGRIVQGRSHESILNEAKELTSDKDFKGYIHDVGGPTANFRAPACDKQLKVGTCKNRQCLFPNPCKNLKVSHCEYTDLLTKLRKLPNIKKVFVRSGLRYDYIMADKDDRFLYDLCKNHVSGQLKVAPEHVAEEVLELMGKPKKEIFDKFTKKFYDINKKLGKEQYLIPYLMSSHPGSTLKSAIKLAEYLRDIHYQPEQVQDFYPTPGTLSTTMFYTGLDPTNGRKVYVPKDKKEKAMQRALLQFSNPHNYNLVFEALSKAGRRDLIGYGPKCLIRPKKKEEINKVKAYNNKNKRKRK
- a CDS encoding carbon-nitrogen hydrolase family protein is translated as MIKISLAQMCSKYNDVNYNLNKMNEFILQAKRNGSSIICFPELSTCGYSRDNVQVLAESLNSDTINRLKKQSRDNQIIILAGMVENYKHDYYITHAVIYPNGKVQRYHKVHLGRFERKQFKAGDDLPVFEIDINNQQLIFGISICNDSHFPEAMMAVALQGAHIIFCPHASLIDAKKRIDLWQKYMSARAYDNRVYIAAVNMCGHNGEKYFGGGTAIWNPMGDMINYYDKGHEKSTHFEIDILELEKLKNNKASMKNHYYLKDRKTEVYKKYLDR